A region of the Campylobacter cuniculorum DSM 23162 = LMG 24588 genome:
CTTTTAAAAGAGAATTGACGCCATCTTGCATACTCAAAAATTTTAAATCCTCACTTGAACTTAGTTCTAAATTTTCATTGATTTTTACAAAAGGAGCCTTAATTTTAGTCTGTGTTTCATCATTTAAAAAAGCAAAATTAACGCCATTAATCTTTTTAATTTCACCTTTTTTAAACTCAATTTCTTCCCCTTGTTGCCCATTTTGCGAAAGCATTAAAACAAGCAAAGCTTCACCATTTTGATCCTCATTAAAAGCATAATTTGCATCTAAAATTAAATCTTTGTATTTTAGTTGTGCTTTATCGTTTCCTAAATTTAAACTCAAATCAAAAGAATTAACAAAAGGCAAAACCGCTATATCTTTATCCATCGCTACACTATAAAGTTCTCCATCTTTTACAGCAGAGATTCTTAAAAAGGATTTAGAGCTTTCAACCAAAGAGCTTGATTCGTTTTCTCTAATGTTTATGAATCCTTCAAAGCCTCCATATCTTGTCATGGCTGCACCTAAAAGTATCAGTAAAAATGAAAAATGAAAAATCATTAAAGGCAGTTTTTTAAGCCCGAACATCTTGTATCTAAACATTCCGCAAAGTAAATTGATACCAAGTAAAAGCTGAATATAACCAAACCAAGCTGTCCCATAAACCATAGCCCAAGCTGTCGGAGTTTTATACGCACTTTCAATGAAAGTTGCTAAAGCACAAGCAAGTGCAAAAAGTAAAAACAATACAATAGAGATTCTCAAATCTCCAATACTTTTAACAATAGATTTCATTCAATTTTTCCTCAAAGTCCTAGATATTTTTTGCGAATTTCATCATTTCCGATTAAATTCTGGGCTTGATCTTGCATAACAATAAGCCCATTTTCCAAAACATAAGCATAATCACTAATTCTTAACGCAGAGTAAGCATTTTGTTCAACTAAAAGTATAGTGATACCCTCCTCTTTTAAACGTAAAATGATTTCAAAAACTTCTCCAACAATCTTTGGTGCGAGTCCTAAAGAGGGCTCATCAAGCATTAAAAGTTTTGGCTCACTCATCAAAGCCCTTGAAATAGCAAGCATTTGAGCTTCGCCCCCGCTTAAATTCCCTGCTAAAGAATTTTTTTTATTCGCAAGTCTTGGAAAAATTTTATACATTTGTTCTCTTAAATGCTCATAATTTTCAGCATTATTAAAGGCTCCGATTTTTAAATTTTCATCAACACTAAGATTAATAAAAACTCTGCGTCCCTCTGGAACTAAAGCTATACCTCTTTGCACTAAAGTATGTGTAAGATGTCTGCTTGTTTCATAACCTAAAAAATTAATCTCACCACTTCTTTTAACTGCATTGAGCAGGGCATTTAAAGTAGAAGTTTTACCGGCACCATTTGAGCCAATGAGTGAAACAATATGTCCGGTCTCAACCTTAAAATCAATACCCTTAACCGCTTCAATCAAACCATAATAAACATGCAAATTCTTAACCACTAACATCAAAATCCCCTAAATACGCTGCAATCACTTCTTTATGATTCACCGCATCTTGTAATTTTCCTTCAAAAATAGTCTTACCATAATCAAGCACTAAAACCCTATCACTAAGCTTATGCACAAATTTCATATCGTGTTCTATGAGTAAAACCGCGATTTGATAATTTTGTCTAAGTTCTAAAATAAGCTCTGCTAACTCATCACTTTCAGAGGCATTCATACCCGCAGCAGGTTCATCGAGTAAAAGAAGTTGTGGTTTTGTCGCCATAGCTCTTGCAAGTTCGATTTTTCTTTGTTGTCCATAGCTTAAATTTATAACTTTTTCTTTTGCAAATTGATTGATACCGAGTTCTTTTAAAAGCTCATAGGCTCTGTCTTTAAATTCACTTTCTATTTTAGAAAATCTTCCCAAATGTAAAAAAGCTTCTAAAACGGAATATTTCATTTGATGACCAAAACCGATGAAAACATTTTCAAGGACATTCATACTTGAAAAAAGTCGTATATTTTGAAAAGTTCTCGCTATACCAAGACGAACAATTTTATAGGGCTTGAGTCTATCAATTCTTTGTTGTTTAAAAAATACTGCCCCGCTTGTTGGTTTATAATTTCCACTGATGATGTTAAAAAGCGTGGTCTTACCTGCACCATTTGGACCAATAAGGGTAAAAATTTCTTTTTCATTGACCTTAAAAGAAGTATCATTGATAGCTTTCACTCCGCCAAAACTTTTTGAAATTTGCTTAAGTTCTAAAATCACTTATTTTTCCTTAAAAAATTTTGAATCTTTTTTAAAAAATAAGTTAATTCTTTATCCCCCATAATACCTTTTCTTGCAAAAAGCATAACTAAGATTAAAATCAATGAGAAGATAACCATTCTAAAGCCGGGCATTGCTTTTGTTTGATACCCAAAAATATTCATACTCTCATCTAAAAATCTCAACCATTCGCTTCCGCCTATAATCAATACAGAGCCTAAAATTGCACCGGTAACAGAGCCAAGTCCTCCTAATACAATGATAATTAAGAGTTGAAAAGTGAATAAAAAATCAAATTGCTCTGGAGAAACAGCAGTTAAAAGACAGGCGAGCAATCCACCGCCCACCCCTTCCAAAAAAGCAGAAGTACCAAAAGCTAAGGTTTTAATCCAAAAGGTATTAATACCCATAGCTTCTGCTACATCTTCATCATCTCTTATGGCTTTCATTGCACGACCGAATTTAGAATAAATCAAATTTAAAACCAAAATCACAGCTACAATCGCAATGCCACCCGTCCAATAAATATTTGAAAAATTAGGAATATCTACAAGTCCTCTAGAGCCATTAGTAAAGGTTGGAAAAGAAAGTGCTAAAAGCTTGATGATGATACCAAAACCTAAAGTTACAATCGCTAAATAATCTCCTCTGACACGAAAAACAGCAAAAGAAAGTATCAAAGAAAGCAAACAAGCACAAATTCCAGCTGCTAACAAGGCAAGAACAAAGCTTGGAGTGTATAGAGCAAGGATGAGTGGATTGATACCCTCATAATAAAACTGGTCATTTTTAGCTTCTGTATTCAACAGCAATAATGCTGCAACATAAGCTCCCACAGCCACAAAACCATTAGGCTCAAGAGAAAATTGTCCTGTGACTCCATTGATGAGATTATAACTGACAGCAAGAATAATAAAAATGGCGATTTGATTTGCAATGTTTATCCCATAATCTGTAAAAATTCTCGGTGTCAAAAAAATAAAAACAAAGGCAAAAAATAAAAAAATAAGAGGGAAAATTTTAGTCTTTATCATTAAAACCTACTTCTTTCAAAATTTATACCTAAAATTCCTGTAGGTCTAAAAAGCAAAATAAAAACCAAAAAAATAAAAGCAAAAGCATCTTTAAAACCTGAAATTTCCGGAAATAACGCAACGGCAATCACTTCAGAAAGCCCTATAATCAAAGCCCCCAAAACTGCTCCAACAACTGAACCAATTCCTCCTAAAACAGCAGCAGCAAAAGCTTTAAGCCCCATTAAAGTTCCCATAGTTGGCGTTACAGAATAATAAGTTGCCGCCCAAAAAACGCCCCCTATGGCAGCTAAAATTGAACCTATTGCAAAAACAATAGCTATGATACGATTTGCATCAATCCCCATTAAATTAACGGTTTGTATATCAAAGGCTAAGGCTCGAATCGCTATGCCATATTTGCTTTTATAGAGTATTAAAAGGACAAAAATCACAACTATGAGAGTGATAAAAGGCACAAGCAAAGAACCTAAAGTCGTATGTATATCACCAAAATTTATGCTTTTTTCAAAATAACTTGGTGCATTAAAAGCTCTAGGCGTAGAAGTAAAAAGCATATTGAAAAGGTTTTGTAAAAAAAAGCTTATCCCAATGGCTGTAATAAGAAGTGAAATTCTAGGAGCTTTTCTTAAAGGTTTGTAAGCAATTTTATCGGTTGCGATACCCACACACATAGAAAAAATCATTGCTAAAGATAAAGCTCCTAAAAAAGGGATGCTAAAATTACTCATACAAAACAAAGCTGCATAGGCTCCCACCATCATAATATCGCCATGAGCAAAGTTAATGAGTCTTAGCACCCCATAAACCATAGTATATCCTACAGCAACAAGAGCATACATGCTTCCAAGACTTAATCCATTGACAAGTTGCTGTAGAAATAAAGTTAATTCCATATAAATCCTAAGGAAGAATGGTATCTTTATAGACTGGTTTTTGGTCTTTGATTTCTTTCACAACTAAAGAACGCGTTGCGTTGCCGGTTTTATCGATGTTTATAACCCCGCTCACTCCTTCAAAATTCTTAGTTTGATGAATTGCATCATTGATACATTCGCTTGTAAGATTATTGACACAAGTATTCATTGCATTAAACATTACAAAATACGCATCAGCTCCCATAGCTGTAAAATTTGAAAGCTCTCTGCTCTTTTTTTCTTTTTCATAAGAAGATATAAATTCCTCGCTTAACTTAGTGCTTGGATTATTAGAATCAAAGCTATCGGTAAAAATATAACCCTCACTTGCTTTTCCCGATAAAGAAACAAAAGTTTCATCTGCCACCCCATCGGCTGAACCTATAGGTGTATCCAAACCTAAATTTCGGGCTTGTCTTACAAATAAAGACGCTTCAGTATAATAAATCGGTAGATAGATAAAATCTGTATTTAAGCCTTTGATTTGAGAAATAACCGCTTTAAAATCTTTATCTCCGGAATTAATCTTAATGCTTTTAAGAATTGTTCCGCCCTGTTCTTTAAATGTTTTTTCAAAAGCTCTTGCTAAACCCAAAGAATAATCCGTGCTTTGATCAAGTACCACAACAGCAGTTTTGTAAGATAATTTCTCAAAAGCATATTTTGCTAAAGATGAACCTTGAAAACTATCCATAAAACAGACCCGACTTGAATAAAGCTTTTTTTCTAAAAGTTTATCTCCCGTAGCTGCAGGAGCAATGAGTGGAATTTTTTTATCTTCAGCGACTTTTATCACTTGCAAAGTGTTTGCTGTAACCATTTCTCCTATAAGTCCTATAACCTTATCTTGAGAAACCAAACGATTTGCCGCACTTGAAGATTCTATTTTATCGCCTTTTGTATCAACAACGACAAGAGAAATTGTGTCATTATTGCTTAAAGAATTCTGCATAGAATTTGCAAGTTTAATTCCCTCTAAAGCACTTTGTCCATAAGCAGCAACGGCACCGCTAAGAGGCAAAACAACACCGATTTTTACTTCTTTAGCATTGATGGCTAAAGTTAAAATACTCATTAAAATTAAAATTTTTTTCATTATTAATCCTTTCTGAAAAATTTAATCATTTTATAAAAGTTCCATGCTTAGTTTTTTTAGCTGGCTCTTCTTCCATTAAATCCTGAACTTGCAAATCGATTGCAAAATTTATTCCTTTAATATAAGCAATCAATTCGTCCATTTCTTCATGTCTTAATTGACTTGCATAAAATACCATTTGAGAAGAACCAAACGAAGAGCTAGAATCAAGAGTATAGCCGATAAGTGCTCCTTTAATGTCTTCAGCTGACATATCTTTTAAAACTCTTGAACCTCCTATTTTTTTCTCACCCTCATCGCCGTGGCAGGTATTGCATTTTTTTTGAAAATAAAGCTCTTTAGCCTTTTGTAAATCATAATTTTTATTCGCATCAAAAGTATAGGTCAAAAGAGATTTAAGATTGATTCCAAAAACAAAGACACTTAAAAAACAACTTAAAAATATCCAACGCAACATCAAAACAACCTTTAATTTATAGTAATCTTAGTTAGAGTTGTTTTTTGGTGTTTTTGGCTTTTTTTATCATATTTTTTGCTTTTTTGCATTTCATAGCGGTAACGCAAAGCACCGGATACCTCAATATCTTTGAATGTTTCATCTAAAGGTGTTGCCACGCTAAAAGATAAAAAAAACGATAAAAACACGAAAAATAAAATCAACTTCTGCATTTTTTCTGTCCTCAATTTAAAGTAAATTTATTTGATTATAACAAAAAAAAATAAATTCAATGCTCACCCTTATGTAAAAAATAAAGCCCCAAACAAAGAGCCAAAATTGAACCCGCAAGATAAGTCATATCAAGAGGAGTGGAAAATTTCATTTGAAGAGCTCTTTGAAAAAAATTAACAACTAAAACCATAATAATAACCTTAGCAAGTTTATCCTTAAGCTGATCTAAACTATGGACTTCTAGGACTTTTGACTGCTTACTTTGTTTAAATTCCTCTATTTCACTGATAAAAAGTTCATAAACTCCAAAAGAAAAAATAAACAAAACCAAAGCCATTAAATACAAATCCACAGCACCTATAATCAAAGCAACAACATCTTCATGCAAATCAATCTCTACATTTGAGATAAAAAAATACTTATAGGTATAGATTAAAACCTTCAATACATCATAACTCGCAATAAAAAATAATACAAAAGCACCTA
Encoded here:
- a CDS encoding ABC transporter ATP-binding protein translates to MILELKQISKSFGGVKAINDTSFKVNEKEIFTLIGPNGAGKTTLFNIISGNYKPTSGAVFFKQQRIDRLKPYKIVRLGIARTFQNIRLFSSMNVLENVFIGFGHQMKYSVLEAFLHLGRFSKIESEFKDRAYELLKELGINQFAKEKVINLSYGQQRKIELARAMATKPQLLLLDEPAAGMNASESDELAELILELRQNYQIAVLLIEHDMKFVHKLSDRVLVLDYGKTIFEGKLQDAVNHKEVIAAYLGDFDVSG
- a CDS encoding branched-chain amino acid ABC transporter permease, coding for MIKTKIFPLIFLFFAFVFIFLTPRIFTDYGINIANQIAIFIILAVSYNLINGVTGQFSLEPNGFVAVGAYVAALLLLNTEAKNDQFYYEGINPLILALYTPSFVLALLAAGICACLLSLILSFAVFRVRGDYLAIVTLGFGIIIKLLALSFPTFTNGSRGLVDIPNFSNIYWTGGIAIVAVILVLNLIYSKFGRAMKAIRDDEDVAEAMGINTFWIKTLAFGTSAFLEGVGGGLLACLLTAVSPEQFDFLFTFQLLIIIVLGGLGSVTGAILGSVLIIGGSEWLRFLDESMNIFGYQTKAMPGFRMVIFSLILILVMLFARKGIMGDKELTYFLKKIQNFLRKNK
- a CDS encoding ABC transporter ATP-binding protein is translated as MLVVKNLHVYYGLIEAVKGIDFKVETGHIVSLIGSNGAGKTSTLNALLNAVKRSGEINFLGYETSRHLTHTLVQRGIALVPEGRRVFINLSVDENLKIGAFNNAENYEHLREQMYKIFPRLANKKNSLAGNLSGGEAQMLAISRALMSEPKLLMLDEPSLGLAPKIVGEVFEIILRLKEEGITILLVEQNAYSALRISDYAYVLENGLIVMQDQAQNLIGNDEIRKKYLGL
- a CDS encoding YqhA family protein; this encodes MLERIFEFLLVKSRFVTILPVIFGLIGAFVLFFIASYDVLKVLIYTYKYFFISNVEIDLHEDVVALIIGAVDLYLMALVLFIFSFGVYELFISEIEEFKQSKQSKVLEVHSLDQLKDKLAKVIIMVLVVNFFQRALQMKFSTPLDMTYLAGSILALCLGLYFLHKGEH
- a CDS encoding c-type cytochrome, which codes for MMLRWIFLSCFLSVFVFGINLKSLLTYTFDANKNYDLQKAKELYFQKKCNTCHGDEGEKKIGGSRVLKDMSAEDIKGALIGYTLDSSSSFGSSQMVFYASQLRHEEMDELIAYIKGINFAIDLQVQDLMEEEPAKKTKHGTFIK
- a CDS encoding branched-chain amino acid ABC transporter permease, with the protein product MELTLFLQQLVNGLSLGSMYALVAVGYTMVYGVLRLINFAHGDIMMVGAYAALFCMSNFSIPFLGALSLAMIFSMCVGIATDKIAYKPLRKAPRISLLITAIGISFFLQNLFNMLFTSTPRAFNAPSYFEKSINFGDIHTTLGSLLVPFITLIVVIFVLLILYKSKYGIAIRALAFDIQTVNLMGIDANRIIAIVFAIGSILAAIGGVFWAATYYSVTPTMGTLMGLKAFAAAVLGGIGSVVGAVLGALIIGLSEVIAVALFPEISGFKDAFAFIFLVFILLFRPTGILGINFERSRF
- a CDS encoding ABC transporter substrate-binding protein, coding for MKKILILMSILTLAINAKEVKIGVVLPLSGAVAAYGQSALEGIKLANSMQNSLSNNDTISLVVVDTKGDKIESSSAANRLVSQDKVIGLIGEMVTANTLQVIKVAEDKKIPLIAPAATGDKLLEKKLYSSRVCFMDSFQGSSLAKYAFEKLSYKTAVVVLDQSTDYSLGLARAFEKTFKEQGGTILKSIKINSGDKDFKAVISQIKGLNTDFIYLPIYYTEASLFVRQARNLGLDTPIGSADGVADETFVSLSGKASEGYIFTDSFDSNNPSTKLSEEFISSYEKEKKSRELSNFTAMGADAYFVMFNAMNTCVNNLTSECINDAIHQTKNFEGVSGVINIDKTGNATRSLVVKEIKDQKPVYKDTILP
- a CDS encoding mini-MOMP protein gives rise to the protein MQKLILFFVFLSFFLSFSVATPLDETFKDIEVSGALRYRYEMQKSKKYDKKSQKHQKTTLTKITIN